From Planifilum fimeticola, the proteins below share one genomic window:
- a CDS encoding amidase, producing MRTTFGSKLFADHVPGRDAVFVARARQAGAVILGKTNTPEFGYTAVTDNPLFGRTNNPHDPGRTAGGSSGGSAAVVAAGLAPIAEGSDGGGSIRIPAGFCGVYGMKPTFGRIPYDTGPTRFSVVDPFLHHGSLTRYVEDAALFLDVFQGLHPADPFSLPVTERFFPLEEPDLKGWRIAYSPDLDYFRVEREVRTVVEGALRRLEEWGCRVEEVSLGLEDGAEIVTNTFVNLWAVWFAAHYGHFLEKERDRISRGMAATIEHGRRFSAVEMERWRQNRSAAYEKVEKVWQSFDLLVTPTLAVPAFPHGRNPREIDGKPIHPHNGWMLTSLFNLTGHPAASFPCGRSSEGLPIGMQIVAPRFAEKRILTVSRALEQSIRL from the coding sequence ATTCGGACGACGTTCGGGTCGAAGCTTTTCGCCGACCACGTTCCCGGCCGGGACGCCGTCTTCGTCGCCCGGGCGAGGCAGGCCGGTGCCGTGATTCTGGGCAAGACGAACACGCCGGAGTTCGGGTACACGGCCGTCACCGACAATCCGCTTTTCGGGAGGACCAACAATCCCCATGATCCCGGCCGGACGGCGGGAGGTTCAAGCGGCGGATCGGCGGCGGTCGTCGCCGCGGGCTTGGCTCCGATCGCCGAGGGGAGCGACGGAGGGGGGTCGATTCGCATTCCGGCCGGCTTTTGCGGCGTTTACGGGATGAAGCCGACCTTTGGCCGCATTCCCTACGATACGGGTCCCACCCGTTTCTCCGTGGTCGATCCCTTCTTGCACCATGGCAGCCTGACCCGTTATGTGGAGGATGCCGCCCTTTTTCTCGACGTGTTCCAGGGATTGCATCCGGCTGATCCCTTTTCGCTGCCGGTGACGGAGCGCTTTTTCCCGCTGGAGGAACCGGACCTGAAAGGATGGAGGATTGCGTACAGCCCCGACCTGGATTACTTCCGGGTGGAGCGTGAGGTTCGGACGGTCGTCGAAGGGGCCCTCCGCCGGTTGGAAGAATGGGGCTGCCGGGTGGAGGAGGTGTCCCTCGGCCTGGAAGACGGCGCGGAAATCGTGACAAACACCTTCGTCAACCTGTGGGCCGTCTGGTTTGCCGCCCACTACGGACATTTTCTGGAGAAGGAGCGGGACAGGATATCCCGGGGGATGGCGGCCACCATCGAACACGGCCGGCGTTTTTCGGCGGTGGAAATGGAGCGGTGGCGGCAAAACCGTTCGGCGGCCTACGAGAAGGTGGAGAAGGTTTGGCAGTCCTTTGATCTCCTGGTGACGCCGACGTTGGCGGTGCCGGCCTTCCCGCACGGCCGAAATCCCCGGGAGATCGACGGGAAGCCGATCCATCCGCACAATGGATGGATGCTGACCTCCTTGTTCAACCTTACGGGCCACCCGGCCGCCTCCTTCCCTTGCGGGCGCTCTTCCGAAGGCTTGCCGATCGGCATGCAGATCGTCGCCCCCCGCTTTGCGGAGAAGCGCATTCTGACGGTTTCGCGGGCCTTGGAACAATCGATCCGGCTTTGA
- a CDS encoding amidase family protein, translating to MSREQEILAMSAVELARRIRNKELSPLEVARAFLDHIRRRNPEINAFCTVAEERALEDAKRAEKRLMSEEELPPLLGVPIAIKDLSRPGAFGRRSGRSFSPTTFPAGTPSSSPGRGRPVP from the coding sequence GTGTCCCGGGAACAGGAAATCCTCGCCATGAGCGCTGTCGAGCTGGCCCGCCGGATCCGGAACAAAGAGCTTTCCCCCCTGGAGGTCGCCCGCGCCTTTTTGGATCACATCCGCCGGCGAAACCCGGAAATCAACGCCTTTTGCACCGTCGCGGAGGAGCGGGCCCTGGAGGATGCCAAAAGGGCGGAAAAACGGCTGATGTCGGAGGAGGAGCTTCCTCCCCTGCTGGGGGTGCCGATCGCGATCAAGGATCTGAGCCGACCCGGGGCATTCGGACGACGTTCGGGTCGAAGCTTTTCGCCGACCACGTTCCCGGCCGGGACGCCGTCTTCGTCGCCCGGGCGAGGCAGGCCGGTGCCGTGA
- a CDS encoding acyl-CoA dehydrogenase family protein → MHLRLTEEQRMVQQTVRKFVQKELMPLEPEVLRNEREGKPGITRQKLRELQKKAADMGFWGINTPKEYGGAALGHLMQAIITMEVSKTFVPFTFGGHADNILYYCNEEQKKRYLIPTLKGEKISCFAFTEPGAGSDTRRIQMSARKEGSHWVLNGEKIFITHGNEADFAMVFAVTDKEKQGHGGVTCFLVDREMGWRSEYIHTMGSWGPASLIFENVRVPEENILGELHGGYKLGLEWIGYQRWMIGARAVGSAERLLQMAIDYAKQRITFGKPLAERQAIQWQIADSAVEIEAAKWLVLNAAWTLDQGEDNRHLASMAKLFGANMGNRVVDRVLQIHGGMGYTKELPIERWYRDARVWRIYDGTDEIQRIIIARNLLKGYVKLGDFL, encoded by the coding sequence ATGCATCTGCGTCTCACGGAAGAACAGCGGATGGTTCAGCAGACGGTCCGCAAGTTTGTGCAGAAGGAATTGATGCCTCTGGAGCCGGAAGTGCTCCGGAACGAACGGGAAGGGAAGCCGGGGATCACCCGGCAAAAGCTGAGGGAACTGCAGAAGAAGGCGGCCGATATGGGCTTCTGGGGCATCAACACGCCCAAGGAGTACGGCGGTGCCGCCTTGGGGCACCTGATGCAGGCCATCATCACGATGGAAGTTTCCAAGACCTTCGTCCCTTTCACCTTCGGGGGACATGCGGACAACATCCTTTACTATTGCAACGAGGAGCAGAAGAAGCGCTATCTGATCCCCACCCTGAAGGGGGAGAAAATCTCCTGTTTCGCCTTCACGGAGCCCGGCGCCGGTTCCGACACCCGCCGGATTCAGATGTCGGCGAGAAAAGAGGGAAGCCACTGGGTATTGAACGGGGAGAAGATTTTCATCACCCACGGGAATGAAGCCGATTTTGCCATGGTTTTCGCCGTGACGGACAAGGAAAAACAGGGTCACGGCGGGGTGACCTGCTTTCTGGTGGACCGGGAGATGGGATGGCGGTCGGAGTATATTCATACCATGGGCTCCTGGGGGCCGGCATCCCTCATCTTTGAAAATGTCCGAGTCCCGGAAGAGAACATCCTGGGCGAGCTGCACGGAGGGTATAAGCTGGGACTGGAATGGATCGGATACCAACGGTGGATGATCGGTGCCCGGGCGGTGGGCAGCGCGGAGCGGCTGCTTCAGATGGCGATCGACTACGCCAAGCAGCGGATCACCTTCGGCAAGCCCCTGGCGGAGAGGCAGGCGATCCAATGGCAGATCGCCGATTCGGCGGTGGAGATTGAAGCCGCCAAGTGGCTGGTGCTCAACGCGGCCTGGACGTTGGACCAGGGCGAGGACAACCGTCACCTGGCTTCCATGGCCAAACTGTTCGGGGCCAACATGGGGAACCGCGTCGTCGACCGCGTCCTGCAGATTCACGGCGGCATGGGCTACACGAAGGAGCTGCCCATCGAGCGCTGGTACCGGGATGCGCGGGTGTGGCGGATCTACGACGGGACCGATGAAATCCAACGCATCATCATCGCCCGGAACCTGCTCAAGGGTTACGTCAAACTGGGGGATTTTCTCTAG
- a CDS encoding thiolase family protein, translating into MREAVIVSAVRTAIARRGGALKDWEPHIYGAEVVKEAIRRARVDPEEIDDVIFGNALAGGGNVARLTALQAGLSLEVPGVTIDRQCGSGMNAVALAALAVQGGAGEIFVAGGTESMTRAPYLLEPPSKPFDRNPPRFVRRLLSPEHIGNPPMGITAENLAEKYRITREEQDRYALVSQRRMARAMEKGLFREQIVPLTIPGKQGELLLFDTDEHPRPETSLEVLSRLPPAFKEGGTVTAGNSSGVNDGAAALVVMSRRMAESRGLTPLATVRGFAVAGVDPNLMGIGPVPATKKLLKREGLALEDIDLIELNEAFAAQVLACARELPLDMEKVNVNGGAIAHGHPIAATGAILVTKLVYEMNRRNARRGLVTACIGGGQGIAVLLER; encoded by the coding sequence ATGAGGGAGGCTGTGATCGTTTCCGCGGTGCGGACCGCGATCGCCCGACGGGGCGGCGCCCTGAAGGATTGGGAACCCCACATCTACGGGGCGGAGGTGGTGAAGGAGGCGATCCGGCGCGCCCGCGTCGATCCCGAGGAGATCGACGATGTGATTTTCGGCAACGCCCTGGCGGGGGGAGGAAATGTCGCGCGGCTGACGGCGTTGCAGGCGGGTCTCTCCCTGGAGGTCCCGGGGGTCACCATCGACCGCCAGTGCGGATCGGGAATGAACGCCGTGGCACTGGCCGCCCTGGCGGTTCAAGGGGGTGCCGGCGAGATCTTCGTCGCCGGGGGGACGGAGAGCATGACCCGCGCCCCCTACCTGCTGGAGCCTCCGTCGAAGCCCTTTGACCGCAATCCCCCGAGATTTGTGCGCAGGCTTTTGTCTCCGGAGCATATCGGCAATCCCCCGATGGGGATCACGGCGGAAAACTTGGCGGAGAAATACCGGATTACCCGGGAGGAGCAGGATCGGTATGCGCTCGTCAGCCAGCGCCGAATGGCGCGGGCGATGGAAAAGGGGCTTTTCCGGGAGCAGATCGTTCCCCTGACGATCCCCGGGAAACAGGGGGAACTCCTCCTCTTTGACACCGACGAGCATCCCCGTCCGGAAACATCCCTGGAAGTTTTGAGCAGGCTTCCGCCGGCCTTCAAGGAAGGGGGAACGGTGACCGCCGGCAATTCTTCGGGGGTGAATGACGGGGCCGCGGCCCTGGTGGTCATGTCCCGCCGAATGGCGGAGAGTCGGGGGCTGACACCCCTCGCGACGGTGCGGGGGTTTGCGGTGGCCGGGGTGGATCCGAACCTCATGGGGATCGGCCCGGTTCCCGCGACGAAAAAGTTGTTGAAAAGAGAAGGGCTTGCCCTGGAGGATATCGATCTGATCGAACTGAACGAAGCCTTCGCCGCCCAGGTGTTGGCCTGCGCCCGCGAGCTGCCCCTGGATATGGAGAAGGTGAACGTGAACGGCGGAGCCATCGCCCACGGCCATCCGATCGCCGCCACGGGGGCGATTCTGGTGACGAAGCTGGTGTACGAAATGAATCGCCGAAACGCAAGACGCGGTCTGGTCACCGCCTGCATCGGCGGAGGGCAGGGAATCGCCGTATTGCTGGAGCGCTGA
- a CDS encoding NADPH:quinone oxidoreductase family protein has protein sequence MRAWQVSKLGDPGEALRLVELPKPSPAAGEVLIRVRAAAVNFLDILLCQGKYQEKPPLPFTPGAEISGTVEAVGDGVALRVGERVLATPPLPRGGFAEWVVVPESHVYPIPDSLGWNEAAAMFITYQTAYYALHRCAKIRPGEVLLVHAGAGGVGSAAIQLGLAAGARVIATAGGPEKVQLCKQMGAEAAIDYRAEDFVQAVKELTDGRGADVIFDPVGGDVFDRSRKCIAFEGRILVIGFAGGRIADAPTNHALVKNYSIVGVHWGLFRRRMPDRVAEAHQRLMTMYEQGAIRPLLHGNFPLEELPEALYLLADRKTRGKLVVNP, from the coding sequence ATGCGGGCATGGCAGGTGAGCAAGCTGGGGGATCCGGGGGAAGCCCTCAGGCTGGTGGAGCTGCCCAAGCCGTCTCCGGCGGCGGGGGAGGTGTTGATTCGGGTCAGGGCCGCGGCTGTGAATTTCCTCGATATTTTGCTCTGCCAGGGGAAGTATCAGGAAAAGCCGCCCCTTCCCTTCACGCCGGGGGCCGAGATTTCGGGCACGGTGGAAGCGGTTGGAGACGGGGTCGCCTTAAGGGTGGGGGAGCGGGTGCTGGCCACGCCCCCCTTGCCGAGGGGCGGCTTTGCCGAATGGGTCGTTGTGCCGGAAAGCCACGTCTATCCGATTCCCGATTCCCTCGGCTGGAATGAAGCGGCGGCGATGTTCATCACCTACCAAACGGCGTACTACGCCCTTCACCGATGCGCAAAAATCCGTCCGGGGGAAGTGCTGCTGGTCCATGCCGGGGCCGGAGGAGTGGGTTCCGCCGCGATTCAGCTGGGCTTGGCGGCGGGAGCGAGGGTGATCGCCACGGCCGGGGGGCCGGAGAAGGTTCAGTTGTGCAAACAGATGGGAGCGGAGGCGGCCATCGACTACCGCGCCGAAGATTTCGTGCAGGCGGTGAAGGAGTTGACGGACGGCCGCGGGGCGGATGTGATCTTCGACCCGGTCGGCGGTGACGTCTTCGACCGGTCCCGCAAATGCATCGCTTTCGAGGGCCGCATCCTCGTTATCGGCTTTGCGGGGGGACGGATCGCCGATGCACCCACCAACCACGCCCTGGTCAAGAATTATTCCATCGTCGGGGTCCATTGGGGGCTGTTCCGCAGGCGCATGCCGGATCGGGTGGCGGAAGCGCATCAAAGGCTGATGACGATGTATGAACAGGGGGCGATTCGTCCGCTGCTGCACGGGAATTTCCCCCTGGAAGAGCTGCCGGAGGCGCTTTATCTGCTGGCGGACCGGAAAACCCGCGGGAAATTGGTGGTGAATCCCTGA
- a CDS encoding acyl-CoA dehydrogenase — MDFAYSDKVKSLRARLLSFMDEVVYPNEKVYFEQLRENRWSVPPVMEEMKAKAKEAGLWNLFLPDSERGGGLTNLEYAPLCEIMGRSVIAPEVFNCSAPDTGNMEVLERYGTDEQKERWLKPLLEGEIRSCFCMTEPDVASSDATNMETTILRDGDEYVINGRKWWSSGAGDPRCKVAIVMGRSNPDAPRHERHSMIIVPLDTPGVRIKRMLPVFGYDDAPHGHAEILFDNVRVPASNIIWGEGKGFAIAQGRLGPGRIHHCMRLIGMAERALELMVDRVKNRVAFGRPLAEQGVIREWIADSRIEIEQARLLTLKAAYMMDTVGNKEARKEIAMIKVVAPNMALRVIDRAIQAHGGAGVSDDFPLAFLWAHARTLRIADGPDEVHRRSIAKQELREHPKEKGSL; from the coding sequence GTGGACTTCGCTTACTCGGACAAGGTCAAAAGCCTTCGAGCCAGGTTGCTGTCGTTTATGGATGAAGTCGTTTACCCCAACGAAAAGGTGTATTTCGAACAGCTGAGGGAGAACCGGTGGTCGGTTCCCCCGGTGATGGAGGAGATGAAGGCCAAGGCGAAGGAAGCGGGGCTTTGGAACCTGTTTTTGCCGGACAGCGAGCGGGGAGGCGGCCTGACCAATTTGGAGTACGCTCCCTTGTGCGAGATCATGGGCCGATCAGTCATCGCCCCGGAGGTGTTCAACTGTTCCGCTCCGGACACGGGCAACATGGAGGTCCTGGAACGGTACGGCACCGACGAGCAGAAGGAGCGATGGCTGAAACCGCTCCTCGAGGGGGAGATCCGCTCTTGCTTCTGCATGACGGAGCCGGATGTGGCCTCCTCCGATGCGACCAACATGGAGACGACCATCCTCCGCGACGGCGACGAATACGTGATCAACGGACGAAAATGGTGGTCTTCCGGCGCCGGGGATCCGCGGTGCAAGGTGGCTATCGTCATGGGCAGGAGCAATCCGGATGCGCCCCGGCACGAACGGCATTCGATGATCATCGTTCCTCTCGACACGCCGGGGGTCCGCATCAAACGGATGCTTCCGGTGTTCGGATATGACGATGCCCCCCACGGTCACGCGGAGATCCTCTTTGACAACGTTCGCGTCCCCGCCTCCAATATCATCTGGGGAGAGGGAAAAGGGTTTGCCATTGCCCAAGGCCGCCTGGGGCCGGGACGGATCCACCATTGCATGCGCCTGATCGGGATGGCGGAGCGGGCGCTGGAGTTGATGGTGGATCGCGTCAAGAACCGGGTGGCTTTCGGCAGGCCCCTGGCCGAGCAGGGAGTGATCCGGGAGTGGATCGCCGATTCCCGGATCGAGATTGAACAGGCCCGCCTCTTGACCCTGAAGGCGGCGTACATGATGGACACGGTGGGCAACAAGGAGGCCAGGAAGGAGATTGCCATGATCAAGGTCGTCGCTCCCAACATGGCTCTCCGCGTGATCGACCGGGCGATACAAGCCCACGGCGGAGCGGGGGTGAGCGATGATTTCCCCCTCGCCTTCCTGTGGGCCCACGCGCGCACCCTGCGGATCGCCGACGGGCCGGACGAAGTGCATCGCCGGTCCATCGCCAAGCAGGAACTTCGGGAGCACCCGAAGGAGAAGGGAAGTTTGTGA
- a CDS encoding enoyl-CoA hydratase/isomerase family protein produces MPETPERKTILAEVADGLGIITVNRPEVRNALNSAVIWEMREVLGSWREDDRVKLVVFTGAGEKAFVSGADIAELNRRTLRDGLAAVLQGLCDEIERYEKPTIAAVNGYALGGGCELAMACDLRIAQENARFGFPELHLSILPGAGGTQRLARLVGKGRAIDMILTGTLIDAREAERIGLVSRVVPRGRLMEEVRSVAEAILSKGPLAVRLAKLVVHAGFETDQRTGMILEKLAQSLLYTTEDMREGTAAFLEKRKPSFKGR; encoded by the coding sequence ATGCCGGAGACGCCGGAACGGAAAACGATCCTTGCGGAAGTGGCGGACGGGTTGGGAATCATCACCGTCAATCGGCCGGAAGTGCGGAACGCCCTGAATTCCGCGGTGATCTGGGAGATGAGGGAAGTTCTTGGTTCCTGGAGGGAGGACGACCGGGTGAAGCTGGTGGTGTTTACCGGAGCGGGGGAGAAGGCCTTTGTCTCCGGGGCGGACATCGCCGAGTTGAACCGCCGCACCCTGCGGGACGGGTTGGCCGCTGTGCTGCAGGGGCTTTGCGACGAAATCGAGAGGTATGAAAAGCCGACCATCGCCGCCGTCAACGGCTACGCCTTGGGAGGAGGATGCGAGCTGGCCATGGCCTGCGATCTGCGGATCGCCCAGGAAAATGCCAGGTTCGGCTTCCCCGAACTCCATTTGTCCATCCTTCCCGGGGCGGGGGGAACCCAGCGGCTGGCCCGTCTGGTGGGGAAGGGGAGGGCGATCGACATGATCCTGACGGGAACCCTGATCGACGCCCGGGAGGCGGAGCGGATCGGCCTGGTGTCCCGGGTGGTTCCCCGGGGCCGTTTGATGGAAGAGGTGCGCAGCGTGGCCGAAGCGATCCTGTCGAAGGGGCCGCTGGCGGTCCGGTTGGCGAAGCTGGTGGTGCACGCCGGCTTTGAAACGGATCAGCGGACGGGGATGATCCTGGAAAAGCTGGCCCAATCGCTCCTGTACACCACCGAAGACATGCGTGAGGGGACCGCCGCCTTTCTGGAAAAGCGGAAGCCTTCCTTTAAAGGGCGATAA
- a CDS encoding acyl-CoA dehydrogenase family protein: protein MKLDIKPEIRQLQMVVRDFVKDVVEPVAQVIEEEDRIPEHVVEQAKELGLFGLSIPAEYGGLGLNMTEKCLLLEELGKTHNGFTSLIGAHTGIGTVGIVELGTEEQRERFLPKMATGQWIGAFALSEPEAGSNAANLRTRAERKGDRYVLNGMKHFITNGPEAHVITVMASTDPSKGAKGITSFLVESDFPGFSRGPADVKMGLRGSHTCQLFFEDCEVPEANRLGEEGEGYVNALKILANGRASLAARCLGSCEKLLELSLDYAMQRKQFGKPIYENQAIQHMFADMYVEIETLRSMLYRVTSLVDEGKKVIKEAAAVKLYASEVYNRIADRAVQIFGGMGYMRKLPVERFYRDARITRIYEGTSEIQRNIIAAQLKKEYVR, encoded by the coding sequence TTGAAACTGGACATCAAACCCGAAATTCGACAGTTGCAGATGGTCGTCCGGGATTTTGTGAAGGATGTGGTGGAGCCGGTGGCCCAGGTGATCGAAGAGGAGGACCGGATTCCGGAGCATGTGGTGGAGCAGGCGAAGGAGCTGGGACTCTTCGGCCTGTCCATCCCCGCGGAATACGGCGGATTGGGCCTGAACATGACCGAAAAGTGCCTCCTTTTGGAGGAGCTCGGCAAAACCCACAACGGGTTCACCAGCTTGATCGGGGCCCACACGGGCATCGGGACCGTCGGCATCGTGGAGCTGGGAACGGAGGAACAGCGGGAGCGCTTTCTGCCGAAGATGGCGACGGGGCAATGGATCGGAGCCTTCGCCCTGTCCGAGCCCGAGGCGGGATCCAATGCGGCCAATCTGCGCACGCGGGCCGAACGCAAGGGAGACCGTTACGTCCTGAACGGCATGAAGCATTTCATCACCAACGGGCCGGAGGCCCATGTGATCACCGTCATGGCCAGCACCGATCCCTCCAAGGGGGCCAAGGGGATCACCTCCTTCTTGGTGGAGAGCGATTTTCCGGGCTTCAGCCGGGGACCCGCCGATGTGAAGATGGGGCTCCGGGGCTCCCACACCTGCCAACTCTTTTTCGAAGACTGCGAGGTACCCGAGGCCAACCGGCTGGGGGAAGAAGGGGAAGGATATGTCAACGCGCTGAAAATCCTGGCCAACGGCAGGGCTTCCCTCGCCGCCCGCTGTCTGGGATCCTGCGAGAAACTGCTGGAGCTTTCCCTGGATTACGCCATGCAGCGGAAGCAATTCGGGAAGCCGATCTATGAGAATCAGGCGATTCAGCACATGTTTGCGGACATGTATGTGGAGATTGAAACCCTTCGAAGCATGCTGTATCGCGTCACCTCCCTGGTGGATGAGGGGAAGAAGGTCATCAAGGAGGCGGCGGCGGTCAAATTGTACGCTTCGGAGGTGTATAACCGGATCGCCGATCGGGCGGTGCAGATCTTCGGCGGCATGGGCTACATGCGGAAGCTTCCGGTGGAACGGTTTTACCGGGATGCCCGCATCACCCGGATTTATGAGGGGACGTCGGAAATCCAGCGCAACATCATCGCGGCGCAGCTGAAAAAGGAGTACGTCCGGTAG
- a CDS encoding 3-hydroxyacyl-CoA dehydrogenase family protein produces the protein MRDVRRIGVVGAGVMGRGIAYQAAVSGFQTVLYDAYPEVADQAVKQIASLVKRQVEKGYLEPERGEEALPRIETADALEAFGDCDFVIEAVVEDLDIKQDVFRKLDAVCDDDVVLATNTSAKSITEIASAASDPARVCGMHFFNPVHRMKLVEVVRALQTADWAVEQTERVGRLLGKEVVRIQERPGFATSRISALVGNEAFYMLMEGVGTPEEIDRAIKLGLNFPMGPFELGDLVGWDTRLKVLQYLHETLGEKFRPCPLLVQYVKAGRLGRKTGWGVYRYDEQGRRIPSDQDHPVK, from the coding sequence ATGCGGGATGTGCGACGGATCGGTGTGGTCGGCGCGGGAGTCATGGGGAGGGGAATCGCTTACCAGGCGGCGGTTTCCGGTTTTCAGACGGTGTTGTACGATGCGTATCCGGAAGTGGCCGATCAGGCGGTGAAACAGATCGCCTCTCTCGTTAAGCGGCAGGTGGAAAAGGGGTACCTCGAACCGGAACGGGGGGAGGAGGCGCTGCCCCGGATTGAAACGGCGGATGCGTTGGAAGCCTTTGGGGATTGCGATTTTGTCATCGAAGCGGTGGTGGAGGATCTGGACATCAAACAGGACGTCTTCCGAAAGCTGGATGCCGTCTGCGATGACGACGTGGTGCTTGCGACCAACACGTCGGCCAAGAGCATCACCGAGATCGCTTCCGCCGCCTCCGATCCCGCCCGGGTCTGCGGCATGCACTTTTTCAATCCCGTTCACCGGATGAAGCTGGTGGAGGTGGTCCGCGCACTGCAAACCGCCGACTGGGCGGTGGAACAGACGGAAAGAGTGGGTCGCCTACTGGGGAAGGAAGTGGTCCGCATCCAGGAACGGCCGGGATTTGCCACCAGCCGCATCAGCGCCCTGGTGGGGAATGAGGCCTTTTACATGCTGATGGAGGGCGTCGGCACCCCCGAAGAGATCGACCGGGCCATCAAGCTCGGCTTGAACTTTCCCATGGGCCCCTTCGAGTTGGGGGATCTGGTGGGATGGGACACCCGGCTCAAGGTGCTCCAGTATTTGCACGAGACGCTGGGCGAGAAGTTTCGTCCCTGCCCGCTGCTCGTTCAATATGTGAAGGCCGGCCGTCTGGGGCGGAAAACCGGATGGGGCGTGTACCGCTACGATGAACAGGGGCGGCGGATTCCCTCGGATCAGGATCATCCTGTCAAATGA